A part of Corynebacterium mustelae genomic DNA contains:
- a CDS encoding pentapeptide repeat-containing protein, with amino-acid sequence MNESKWHHYFYAADRMKLWVAITLWSFAGLAAFTILGSIWTSSPTPFPENPTKLQVIGYILQRVTVIWFARAEAGSFEMVKTALTAVGGIGAIAYLVIRYRERTDQETELYNKAIENEIQREKEQAETADRRLNEAVQQLGSESPQVRIAGVYALADVSDTYKEQYKQRVVNILCGYLRTHRSKQQDAAVESTILQVMREHLLQGTNAENKNIQVKDDDQLWTECEIDLHGATISEEIQFSDCTFAETNFSDAHFEKEVRFKRTLFSGFARFESTYFEQVADFAAAIFDGGGYFYAAGFGTFADFNSSIFPKIISFGHTSFDGSASFSNAEFRGNADFHGAEFESVVCFTNAKTLDPLMLDNAIFKSDKEISLMRMDLENSKGT; translated from the coding sequence ATGAACGAATCTAAATGGCACCACTACTTCTATGCCGCTGACAGGATGAAACTCTGGGTTGCCATAACGCTCTGGTCATTCGCTGGCTTAGCCGCATTCACGATTTTGGGTTCCATTTGGACAAGCTCACCCACACCTTTTCCTGAAAATCCAACCAAACTTCAGGTCATTGGATACATCCTGCAACGTGTGACTGTAATCTGGTTCGCACGCGCAGAAGCAGGAAGTTTTGAAATGGTCAAAACGGCACTAACAGCAGTTGGCGGCATCGGTGCCATTGCTTACCTGGTTATTCGTTATCGAGAAAGAACTGACCAAGAAACCGAACTTTATAACAAGGCCATTGAAAATGAAATTCAACGAGAGAAAGAGCAAGCTGAAACAGCCGATCGACGCCTGAATGAAGCAGTCCAACAACTAGGTTCTGAGTCACCACAGGTGAGAATCGCAGGTGTATACGCTCTTGCCGATGTTTCCGACACATACAAAGAGCAATACAAGCAACGAGTCGTCAACATCCTATGCGGTTATTTACGCACTCACCGTAGTAAACAGCAAGATGCAGCAGTTGAGTCGACCATCCTCCAAGTAATGCGAGAACACTTACTACAAGGAACAAACGCCGAGAATAAAAACATCCAGGTAAAAGATGATGATCAACTCTGGACTGAATGCGAAATCGATCTACATGGCGCAACAATAAGCGAAGAGATTCAATTTAGCGACTGCACTTTTGCAGAAACGAATTTCAGCGATGCCCATTTCGAGAAAGAAGTACGCTTTAAACGTACTCTATTTTCGGGGTTTGCTAGATTCGAAAGCACCTATTTTGAACAGGTGGCAGATTTCGCTGCCGCTATATTCGATGGCGGAGGCTATTTCTATGCCGCTGGTTTTGGCACATTCGCCGATTTTAATAGTTCTATTTTCCCGAAAATAATCTCCTTTGGTCATACATCATTCGATGGTTCTGCCAGTTTTAGCAATGCTGAATTTCGAGGAAACGCAGACTTCCATGGTGCTGAATTTGAATCGGTAGTTTGCTTTACGAATGCTAAAACTCTCGATCCCCTGATGCTTGATAATGCGATCTTCAAGAGCGATAAAGAAATCTCACTAATGAGAATGGATCTTGAAAACTCCAAAGGAACATAG
- a CDS encoding pentapeptide repeat-containing protein: MTNNPDNTVSHQLSEATRKLESMSRKARISAVHALAAIADTHDEYKQQVVDVLCSHLRAKQDTAAETSIESTILDVLRKHLLISNNHPWGDCDIKLRGTTFGAAVDFNGCTFGKADFSDAHFINHVNFANAIFNADVDFSGATFENNVSFSSSTFTSIADFQRANFMSSAIFWGAGFESDTNLSGTSFASQARFEGVVFSATTRFTSTLFDSHVCFEDAKFDADVSFSCAAFADEARFWDTVFNAKADFDSVRFKSNASFWDTTFNAEAQFQNAQFLGTAKFDGTKFNAKTTFKNAHTTLQEMLASAIFTSEKPLTNWN, from the coding sequence ATGACCAATAACCCAGACAACACTGTCTCCCACCAGCTTTCCGAAGCCACGCGAAAACTCGAATCGATGTCGCGTAAAGCCCGAATTTCAGCTGTTCACGCCCTTGCAGCTATCGCCGACACACACGACGAATACAAACAACAGGTTGTCGATGTTCTATGCAGCCACCTTCGCGCAAAGCAGGACACTGCGGCTGAAACTTCCATTGAATCAACAATCCTGGACGTTTTGCGTAAGCACCTTCTTATATCTAACAACCACCCCTGGGGCGACTGCGACATCAAACTACGCGGCACAACGTTCGGTGCAGCGGTGGACTTCAACGGATGCACTTTTGGAAAAGCCGACTTTTCCGACGCGCATTTTATCAACCACGTTAACTTCGCCAACGCAATCTTTAATGCTGATGTGGATTTCTCCGGGGCTACATTCGAAAACAACGTCAGTTTCTCCAGCAGCACTTTCACATCAATTGCTGATTTCCAACGAGCCAACTTCATGTCTTCTGCCATATTCTGGGGAGCAGGATTTGAATCCGACACAAATCTCAGCGGCACCAGCTTCGCAAGCCAAGCACGTTTTGAAGGCGTGGTTTTCTCTGCTACTACACGTTTCACAAGCACACTCTTTGACAGCCACGTGTGCTTTGAGGACGCAAAATTTGACGCTGACGTTAGTTTTAGCTGCGCGGCTTTTGCCGACGAGGCAAGGTTCTGGGATACCGTTTTTAATGCCAAGGCAGATTTCGACAGTGTACGTTTTAAATCCAACGCGAGCTTTTGGGATACAACATTCAACGCTGAAGCGCAATTCCAAAACGCGCAATTTCTCGGTACAGCGAAATTCGACGGCACGAAATTTAACGCAAAAACCACTTTTAAAAATGCCCACACCACGCTTCAAGAAATGCTCGCATCTGCCATTTTCACCAGTGAAAAGCCCCTCACTAATTGGAATTAA